A window from Schistosoma haematobium chromosome 3, whole genome shotgun sequence encodes these proteins:
- the MFSD12_6 gene encoding Major facilitator super domain-containing protein 12 (EggNog:ENOG410V5AN~COG:G), with protein sequence MKWISKIAYGTGQMLKDLVAGVISIFYIIFYEGCISLSSSQVGALLLCGQIANGLATPLIGYLSDRPLGLTEKPTTGHQSITCEDGSVKKDKRFLSRMKRQLRLGQRKSWHLGGCLLMLVAFPLMFGQPEYFVGLPIVVKLLINGMLIICVQVGWAAVQIPHLSIINDLTDQHDERVLLASLRYFFSGIGDMATLLVTYLFFESEKSSSLLLKSVNETDNNVNNSQLFTKSLITTDIIVGSERATLFNDSINNQSTNVGKQLVVHSEYNITIQDLPIFRNVTLIVVGIGVLFTIIFHCGVREGKPKAHQSLTMQSHKIQDTTDEFSQVIGTSNNNGVINGNSVVVSQLKSKRKRTYSLSSTLPWYAWFTLPRFWLSCSTFSIMRLSVTVSVVSK encoded by the exons atgaagtggATTAGTAAAATTGCTTATGGAACGGGTCAAATGCTTAAAGATCTTGTTGCAGGAGTTATCAGTATATTCTACATCATATTCTATGAAGGTTGTATCAGTTTGAGTAGTTCACAAGTTGGGGCATTATTACTGTGTGGTCAGATTGCCAATGGATTAGCCACACCATTGATTGGTTATTTATCAGATCGTCCACTCGGTCTAACTGAAAAACCGACAACTGGTCACCAGTCGATAACGTGTGAAGATGGAAGTGTAAAGAAGGATAAGAGGTTTCTCAGTCGAATGAAACGACAGTTGAGACTTGGACAGAGAAAGTCATGGCATTTAGGTGGATGTTTATTGATGCTTGTTGCTTTTCCGTTGATGTTCGGACAACCGGAATATTTTGTTGGTCTTCCAATTGTGGTGAAGTTATTAATCAATGGCATGCTTATAATTTGTGTTCAG GTTGGTTGGGCAGCTGTACAAATTCCCCACTTATCAATTATCAATGATTTGACAGACCAACATGATGAACGAGTATTACTTGCATCTTTAAGATATTTCTTCAGTGGTATAGGCGATATGGCTACATTGCTTGTAACGTATTTATTTTTTGAATCAGAAAAATCCAGTTCGTTACTTTTGAAATCAGTAAATGAGACTGACAACAATGTGAACAACAGTCAACTGTTCACAAAATCATTAATAACAACTGACATTATTGTTGGAAGTGAACGAGCAACATTGTTCAATGATTCGATAAATAACCAGTCAACGAATGTTGGGAAACAGTTAGTCGTACATTCAGAATACAATATAACAATTCAAGATTTACCCATATTTCGAAATGTTACATTGATTGTCGTTGGCATTGGAGTATTATTCACAATAATCTTCCATTGTGGTGTTCGTGAAGGTAAACCGAAAGCACACCAATCACTCACAATGCAATCTCATAAAA TTCAGGATACAACAGATGAATTCTCGCAAGTGATTGGAACAAGCAACAATAACGGAGTGATTAATGGTAATTCTGTTGTGGTTTCACAGCTCAAATCCAAACGAAAACGGACCTACAGCCTTTCATCTACACTTCCCTGGTATGCTTGGTTTACACTACCAAGATTTTGGCTGAGCTGTTCTACATTCAGTATAATGCGTCTTAGTGTAACTGTTTCTGTGGTGAGTAAGTGA
- the MFSD12_6 gene encoding Major facilitator super domain-containing protein 12, variant 2 (EggNog:ENOG410WFHV~COG:G): protein MKWISKIAYGTGQMLKDLVAGVISIFYIIFYEGCISLSSSQVGALLLCGQIANGLATPLIGYLSDRPLGLTEKPTTGHQSITCEDGSVKKDKRFLSRMKRQLRLGQRKSWHLGGCLLMLVAFPLMFGQPEYFVGLPIVVKLLINGMLIICVQVGWAAVQIPHLSIINDLTDQHDERVLLASLRYFFSGIGDMATLLVTYLFFESEKSSSLLLKSVNETDNNVNNSQLFTKSLITTDIIVGSERATLFNDSINNQSTNVGKQLVVHSEYNITIQDLPIFRNVTLIVVGIGVLFTIIFHCGVREGKPKAHQSLTMQSHKIQDTTDEFSQVIGTSNNNGVINGNSVVVSQLKSKRKRTYSLSSTLPWYAWFTLPRFWLSCSTFSIMRLSVTVSVMYMGPFLLNSLKMDKSSMVSAPLVTTISCLITSVGVQRINKLLGNYIGSVVGVLFILVFCTIAYFLKSADENLVAIYFAAAILGIGNTINNVRALVVIATLIGVKQVHTAAFVHGIASFFDKILTGVFIQCIQLCVPQLTYRHIQVYIVGSLAIFGGILATIGNFIYSETLESTDAPCLSCFCQRTTSSSPPSPTKFQSDQTFNRDVRNEKENSDNRQC from the exons atgaagtggATTAGTAAAATTGCTTATGGAACGGGTCAAATGCTTAAAGATCTTGTTGCAGGAGTTATCAGTATATTCTACATCATATTCTATGAAGGTTGTATCAGTTTGAGTAGTTCACAAGTTGGGGCATTATTACTGTGTGGTCAGATTGCCAATGGATTAGCCACACCATTGATTGGTTATTTATCAGATCGTCCACTCGGTCTAACTGAAAAACCGACAACTGGTCACCAGTCGATAACGTGTGAAGATGGAAGTGTAAAGAAGGATAAGAGGTTTCTCAGTCGAATGAAACGACAGTTGAGACTTGGACAGAGAAAGTCATGGCATTTAGGTGGATGTTTATTGATGCTTGTTGCTTTTCCGTTGATGTTCGGACAACCGGAATATTTTGTTGGTCTTCCAATTGTGGTGAAGTTATTAATCAATGGCATGCTTATAATTTGTGTTCAG GTTGGTTGGGCAGCTGTACAAATTCCCCACTTATCAATTATCAATGATTTGACAGACCAACATGATGAACGAGTATTACTTGCATCTTTAAGATATTTCTTCAGTGGTATAGGCGATATGGCTACATTGCTTGTAACGTATTTATTTTTTGAATCAGAAAAATCCAGTTCGTTACTTTTGAAATCAGTAAATGAGACTGACAACAATGTGAACAACAGTCAACTGTTCACAAAATCATTAATAACAACTGACATTATTGTTGGAAGTGAACGAGCAACATTGTTCAATGATTCGATAAATAACCAGTCAACGAATGTTGGGAAACAGTTAGTCGTACATTCAGAATACAATATAACAATTCAAGATTTACCCATATTTCGAAATGTTACATTGATTGTCGTTGGCATTGGAGTATTATTCACAATAATCTTCCATTGTGGTGTTCGTGAAGGTAAACCGAAAGCACACCAATCACTCACAATGCAATCTCATAAAA TTCAGGATACAACAGATGAATTCTCGCAAGTGATTGGAACAAGCAACAATAACGGAGTGATTAATGGTAATTCTGTTGTGGTTTCACAGCTCAAATCCAAACGAAAACGGACCTACAGCCTTTCATCTACACTTCCCTGGTATGCTTGGTTTACACTACCAAGATTTTGGCTGAGCTGTTCTACATTCAGTATAATGCGTCTTAGTGTAACTGTTTCTGTG ATGTATATGGGTCCATTTTTGttgaattcattaaaaatgGATAAAAGTTCAATGGTTTCTGCCCCATTAGTTACCACAATTTCTTGTTTGATTACATCAGTTGGTGTACAAAGGATAAATAAATTACTCGGGAATTAT ATTGGCTCAGTCGTCGGTGTTCTATTTATCCTTGTATTTTGTACAATCGCTTACTTTTTAAAATCAGCCGATGAAAACCTCGTAGCAATATATTTTGCTGCAGCCATTCTAGGTATTGGAAACACAATCAATAATGTTCGAGCATTGGTTGTGATCGCAACATTGATCGGTGTAAAACAAGTACACACAGCAGCATTTGTTCATGGGATCGCATCATTTTTTGATAAAATCTTGACTGGTGTCTTCATTCAATGCATACAACTCTGTGTACCTCAGTTAACTTATAGACATATACAGGTGTATATTGTAGGTAGTTTGGCAATATTCGGTGGTATTCTAGCGACAAttggtaatttcatttattcagaGACTTTAGAAAGTACAGATGCACCATGTCTTTCATGTTTTTGTCAAAGAACAACTTCATCGTCGCCTCCGTCACCAACGAAATTTCAGAGTGATCAAACCTTTAATCGTGATGTTCGGAACGAAAAGGAAAACAGCGATAACCGTCAATGCTAA